The following proteins are co-located in the Bosea sp. AS-1 genome:
- a CDS encoding ABC transporter substrate-binding protein, producing the protein MKKFAFATALTLAAFTLSAQAQEPRHGGTIRFTAPYGASFVSNDSHVSNQIQDEIYGYALHSMLYKWDAKNGKPALDLAKSVTVSPDGKTYTFKLRDDALFHNGRKMTADDIIWSYTRIMDGAKNYPGARYIARIVGATDVQKGTAKEISGLKKIDDFTLEMTLTDKADPGYFLFSATTAILPAKEAQAPDFFNKPIGLGPFKFVEHVPGSRMVFERWDKYYQAGKPYADKLVISPMGEAAARDVAFRNKEIDVSILGSTQYVAYKADPNLSKGLLEVAEVFTRNMGMNPTFKPFSDKRVRQAINYAIDSDLIIKRLVRDKAYRAVSWLPLSSPAFDKGAKPYAYDPEKAKKLLAEAGYPDGFEFEWTATPNESWGIPIVEATIPMLAKVGIKVKVKPVETSALGGVIVGGDFQAYIWSNTSGPDSLTALKCFHSATPRSSCNYTTFKNADYDKLIDAASAETDAAKQLELLKKANALLQEEAPVWFFNYNKAVMAYQPWLHGLQPNATELALQRYEDLWVDASSPAAK; encoded by the coding sequence TTGAAGAAATTTGCCTTTGCCACCGCGTTGACGCTGGCGGCCTTTACCCTCTCGGCGCAGGCCCAGGAGCCGCGCCACGGCGGAACGATCCGCTTCACGGCGCCCTATGGCGCGTCCTTCGTCAGCAATGACAGCCACGTCTCGAACCAGATCCAGGACGAGATCTACGGCTATGCGCTGCACAGCATGCTCTACAAGTGGGATGCGAAGAACGGCAAGCCGGCGCTCGATCTCGCCAAGAGCGTGACGGTCTCGCCGGATGGCAAGACCTACACCTTCAAGCTGCGCGACGACGCGCTCTTCCACAACGGCCGCAAGATGACGGCCGACGATATCATCTGGTCCTACACCCGCATCATGGACGGGGCGAAAAACTATCCGGGCGCGCGCTATATCGCCCGCATCGTTGGTGCCACCGATGTCCAGAAGGGGACGGCCAAGGAGATCTCCGGCCTCAAGAAGATCGACGATTTCACGCTGGAGATGACGCTGACGGACAAGGCCGACCCCGGCTACTTCCTGTTCAGCGCGACGACGGCGATCCTGCCGGCCAAGGAGGCGCAGGCGCCGGACTTCTTCAACAAGCCGATCGGTCTCGGGCCGTTCAAGTTCGTCGAGCACGTCCCCGGCTCGCGCATGGTCTTCGAGCGCTGGGACAAGTACTATCAGGCCGGCAAGCCCTATGCCGACAAGCTCGTCATCTCGCCGATGGGTGAGGCTGCCGCGCGCGACGTCGCCTTCCGCAACAAGGAGATCGACGTTTCGATCCTGGGCTCGACCCAGTATGTCGCCTACAAGGCCGATCCGAACCTGTCGAAGGGCCTGCTCGAGGTTGCCGAGGTCTTCACCCGCAACATGGGCATGAACCCGACCTTCAAGCCTTTCTCCGACAAGCGCGTGCGCCAGGCGATCAACTACGCCATCGACAGCGATCTGATCATCAAGCGCCTCGTTCGCGACAAGGCTTATCGCGCGGTGAGCTGGCTGCCGCTGTCCTCGCCGGCATTCGACAAGGGCGCCAAGCCCTACGCCTATGATCCGGAGAAGGCCAAGAAGCTGCTGGCCGAGGCCGGCTATCCGGACGGCTTCGAGTTCGAATGGACGGCGACGCCGAACGAGAGCTGGGGCATCCCGATCGTCGAGGCGACGATCCCGATGCTCGCCAAGGTCGGCATCAAGGTGAAGGTCAAGCCGGTCGAGACCTCGGCTCTGGGTGGTGTCATCGTCGGCGGTGATTTCCAGGCCTATATCTGGTCGAACACCTCCGGCCCGGATTCGCTGACGGCGCTGAAGTGCTTCCACTCCGCGACGCCGCGCTCCTCCTGCAACTACACCACCTTCAAGAACGCGGATTACGACAAGCTGATCGATGCGGCCTCGGCCGAGACCGATGCGGCCAAGCAGCTCGAGCTCCTGAAGAAGGCCAACGCCCTGCTGCAGGAAGAGGCGCCGGTCTGGTTCTTCAACTACAACAAGGCGGTCATGGCCTATCAGCCTTGGCTGCATGGCCTCCAGCCGAACGCGACGGAGCTCGCGCTCCAGCGCTATGAGGACCTCTGGGTCGACGCCTCCTCGCCCGCGGCGAAGTAA